The genomic DNA ATTCCatgattttggtgtatttctttggcctaATATGATCATTTAATagtttatagtacagtataatatagatgaagttgggctcagaaaaaaatataacattattTTAGAAAATCAGAAATTGTAAGCAGTTAGTGTTActctttacttgagtattctcttaaacgaatacttttttgcttgtacttgagtaaatttttggatgactacttttacttgagtaacattatttCGAAGTAacgctacccacctctggtcaaaGCGTTaacagaagtccaatccatttgaagtgggaaggatcGGGTACATCGCTGCCTCCCGTACTTAAAATAGGTTGGACCTCTATCAGCGATAAACTGCGGACCTTTTATCGCCTCTGCCAGCATGGCCTCAGGGCAACCATGTTGGTTGAGGCAGGGTTCCCTGCAAAGTCAATGTATTGACATTAAAATACGGTCAATCGATTTTTATTGTACTAATATCAACGCATCTGCTATTTACTCATTGGTTAATgttgttagacgtccaatccgaagTGTGCGGGCTGGCATTTCAGCATCTCTGTCCAACATCCACTTCAAAACACAATTCAAATAAGGCAAAAAAATATCCTAATAAAATACCAgatgaaaattttgaaaaaattaaatagaacacagaaactgttttttcaacaGTTTTACGATGCAAACGTACCTAGTTTTGTCCGTCGAGCCGCTTCTTTTTCTAAGTCGTCTTCTGTCCTTGGCGTCTCCGGGGCGCCGAGTTGTCCTGACGACATTAACGAGCATCTGCCGCCCGCAAGTCGTGGCACGTTTGGCCCCGCCTCAAAATATTCTCCTTGACATAATTGTGGAGGGAACCCAGTTTAGTGATCACTTTTGATTTTCTTCACAATGCACCAAAAGAAAAACAGCCACGCTTTAGCTTAATCAGCCAGCCTAGCTCAGCAAGAAACACGCGGTTAGCGTGGACCCCTGAAGTTGAAGTTTTTCTCGGTTGTTCACAAAAAACCTTACTGATTTGCTGCATTTTCATATATTGTTTATTTGTGGATTTGACAACAAAATGAGAATCAATTATTCAACCTTTTAGTGCCATTGTAGCGCTGCCAAagttagccaatgagttaaaaagttatactgtatttgttcttcCTCTGCATGGTGAAGATGTACCCTCCTTTAAGGAGTTTATCACTATTAatcactagggttgggcatggagcatcgatgggatccgggactaacactccgATTCTCCTTGAAttgttcaaattttaaaatttcaattccatgtttcgatcccCTGACCACCGATcggaaaaaaatagctgccaaacactacgaagaagaagccacatgaagcatgtgtttgttcattgcaacttgatttcaGCCATGGACAGAAATGTTTGGCTCAActtcacaaagaaaaatgaacagTCAACTCAGtgtaacatttgcaacacagctatatcatgcaaaggtgggtGCACaaccaatatgattaaacacctccggTTTCATGGAATGCAAGTGTTGAGTAGTGCATAGCTGAGTGCCGCGAATTTGACACGCCGCGCCGGTCCTCTAACCATttagaaccaggtaagtaaaacaataaattacgtccgtcttctgctgcccccgcgacctgacccTGGACTAagtggtagatgatggatggaatagtacgagaataagtcATATGATTACATCGGGCTAATTTAGCTATATAAGCAGCTACATACTTTATGTAGCATGTTGCCGCCActattaaaatcaacagtattaaaagaatCTTTTGTTTCAGAAtccgttttacaaataaggaaatccttactattttgcctcatctacatcaaattataatcaatagaagaatttatactaatgcttcgtcgtagcttcCAGCTAAGGCACATGTATGTAAAGTGCTTAGCGGCCTACAACTGCCTTCCCCATATGTAATACTTGCAACTTTTTCTCGTTTTCTCATATTTATAACTTTATGTCCAGAACGCTCACGCTTACTGCCTGGGAAGACAGATATGATaattttcctcaacaaaaactgTTTCTGATTTTATACTGTACCGTCTTTTAATCTGGACTGGGATTTAcaaattgcttttttgtttgtttgatattttgcaccaggttagcccattagtgggagctgaataacatgtaaaaatgcctgcagtataagacactctaaaacataggcaaaagaacatatgtaaatgttttctccatgagcttttcaaaaataaacatctttgtgaaaatgcactcctgtggaaagaaactatcatattcaagttcaaagactgatatttaaattagggctgtcaaaattatcgcgttaacgcgcggtaattaatttttttaattaatcacgttaaaatatttgacgcaattaacgcacatgtcccgctcagaaagtattctgccttttggtaagttttacagcaagactttttgtgctgtccaacagcgaactcttgtggtcgctttgcgacatggtttattgttttctttccatttcattatggctgcacgacgtctcgggctgataatgttgtgcttatatgatctttggacaagatttgtccgtaagtatggttgttgtaaagaatgtacatattatgttagtaagcgaaatgttatattttttgtatgagacgctttttgtttatgtttagtgaacctgtatagcgtgctaagctaacgttgttgctaatgcaatgcttgtgtacttttttttttgtagttttacaacggtctaaagaggacaatggtttgaggccattttattaataaatcagatgaaaaaggaagaagtctagctgtctagctttggaaaaagtagacgcttcggagtgaggacagcatacacagatttaaatgacagtagagtgaaatgcccactacagtccttttgtaccgtatgttgaatgtatatatccatcttgtgtcttatctttccattccaacaatttattttacagaatatatatataatttacagaaaaatatggcatattttatagatggtttgaattgggattaattgcgattaattacgattaattaatttttaagctgtaattaactcgattaaaaattgtaatcgtttgacagccctaatttaaatacaagttaaaaatagccctgtgagaaattcatagcaaagttaattaaaaattcatttaatttaaaaataatcgagaagttaagaaattaatataaactatgattttttttttaaacccaaacTATTAAAAGAATCAGAATCAAGAAtagtttggaaccggaatcgaaatgtGAAATCGGAACCGTTTAAATTCAAATGATGCCCAACCCTTGTAATCACCCAGTTCATTTCAAGCGGGAGCTTGGCAGCAaattaacgtttttttttgtgtgtgtgtgtgttttaatttgatgagaaaaaagtaacaatacataaaatgttttttatgaagtttttttttttaattaaaatttaagaaaaaaaaacccagtaCTGTTTATTCTAAaggtaaaaaaagtttttttgttttaaatctaaatgtaaaactaaatatatttttaaaatttattaaaaagtaTAGTGacagtttttgtaaaaaaaaaattaagttttcctttttcttttaaatagaaTTTTCTTTCTCCGTTTCCCGTTCtactttttaattttcaaaaaaacattacaatgaagaCTAAATGAATAAAGATtaaatgttcattcactgccatccctcccagtttaaaaggATTGGATGCCTACTATAGTGACAAATGCATTCaaactcacagcagaaggatgagtggatgccacatgattggacgtccatgccttacaatggcactgaaagggtTCAAATGGGCTATGTGTGGACATTTTTGACATCCGTCAATGAGTTCAAGTGACTGTGGCGCATGGGATGGCTCAGatgcacacatacaaaaaaaaaaaaaaaaaaatcagcagtcCAAAAGTTCACGCCAGTCGTGACAGCATGACAAGTCACGTGGTGGCAACCAGCTAGTCATCATCGACCGACGCGATCGCAACGGCGCCGTCGTCGTTGCGGCGACGAGCGGCGAGCGCCTCCAGTAGCTGGTGAGACAAGCACTCGCAGCAGCCATACAGAACCAGCAGGATCAGCGTGGACGGGACCAGGCTGACCAGAAGGACACCAGCCCACGTGTGCGCCAGCATCAGGAGGTAGAGGCCCACCGGCAGGGAGCCGAAGTACACCTGCGCAGATGCACATAGCGGTTGGCCACCGCCGCAAGATGCCAAGTAGGTCCAGCTGCAGCCCGCAGTACTTGCCCATCCTTCCGTGCCCCTTTTTGGTGCCTTCAGCGTCCCATGACGGGGAAAAGGGATGATGACAAAGGAAATGACATAGGTTATGTTGTTTTTAGAAAAATTTGGGAATCAAATGACGTCCAACTACACTGGCACAAAATTCAAGAATTTACATGCTgtcttacattttttaaaaattttaaatttgtttaaaataatttcaatttgatacagacaagtttcctgagcgatacatgggcggcgccatcttggaaaatttctgctccaaacttccggtttagaaagaacaacatgaattgcggttgtaGTTAGTAGTTAGTGTCTAACCCCACCCACTTGCAAATGCACGCTGTTCCTGTGAGACCTGGGTGTGTGGTGAGGAATCTGAGGACATCTGGTGGTTGAAAACAAACGGTTACCCTATTAAACACTGTTCGAGTAAAAATTCTTACGCCaggtttattgttttttttttttttttctcgtatatagttttctactttaactcatttgcttccaaaaacgtatgaatacgttctatttttaattgtttcagtgtcccaaagacgtttttatacgtcttttatgttttttttttttcacaagacacatctctaggttctgattcaacttagctccaaagcacaatgctgaaaatccattttaaagggtatgacaacacctggggaaatgctaatatttcatcatttatccataaacgcatgccttttggattcatatcatgccacttcgtgtaattacacacatcgcaacaccaagaaaatgatagaaatttggatcaattgtcaagctaaaacgacccgcccccgagatcccggaaatctagcatattgtgtgcgtgacgtcactataaggaaacaaccggctcagtgcttcgtACTGAATggtggcgatgatggcggacaattttgtttctagttgcagcgacgaatccgacgtaacgaacattcttctaatggtgacgatgagagttatgaacctttctttggtgttttgggttataaatttgagcccaaacgaaaaccaatgcagcctaatgaaaggatcattaaggtgagcaatcacactgatgaaacaccggcaacaacagattgtgtgggaaacactggtttgttttgcatttcttttcgtaaagctgatacaccgtgaccgcaaaataaagtaatgtatagaataattatcatttattgtgctatcatcggttttcgctctgccaaccgacacaaatatgaatgggattagaggattttttgtatatattttacgagcgataatttatacatgtgtccagtcctatatccaatgcgtgatatgtttttattataaaagagtactcactctggccatttacctcctttgctttgtctggggtggtggggtggtctcatcagagccagtcatcgtcctctttcttgatatctcgggacatttaggtggctgcgcgtgtaggtgggcaccgcatctgctttcagcagcaatttcttagcaaaacctgatttcatatgtccatagttcgtatagctttcaggtgttaaATGCGcatcacacaaaaccgtgccggaggctggatcTGCAAGattcttagcactgacgaactttactcattgtctgcgtagtccagctctttttctcgtgttcgggaactcatgggtactacattgcgacagatggctatttgtacaccacatagcatgacaggtttgaaccattttagcgattttttgataaaacacgaacgcaactctctcgtcgataaacaacgatggcacctgcctcgacctattgtttccttgttatgacgtctccgccccattcggctgtttccggaataattTCGGAAATgtccgtaattttcgatctattttcgataattgctcatgaatttgatttatttttttgttagctttattaatatttgttatcttgccacataacggttctattgatatctcacagccccttagtgttttaataccctttaaagtaataaaactggccactggagaaaAGTAGCGCTTTTGGTAAGATCcgtaacccgattcaacggaacgaactgcCGGGGCGTTGGCGGAAGACcatcgaatggacgtccaggatgccaggcggcggacgaccgagcagaacaaccgggaggatccCCGAGATGCCagacgctggacgaccgagcagaacgatcgGGACCACCAGTCCAGCGGACAatgccgttgagtctgtgcttctcgccgagcagagcccgcgccgctgTGCTtggccgctcgcgtcccccgctCGCATCCCCtgctcgcgtcccccgcaccctcctccgactcagccggaaacgcacACGGCCAAACcaattcccccccaggaacacaggtTCCCtaggcgaactccgccacgaggcagtggtcaccacaaaagaaatactaaaaaaaaaaaatccatctctatgagacaggcagcaatgagggaaaagtttaccccggccttcgcggccacaacagcgtcatctctcagttagttatgtgtaaataaattgttaaattgctatcaaaagctctatttgtcttgttgtttatgttattttgtaaaaggaaagcattattcagatgtttgggatgtaactaaagcaaaaaatagctgtgttaaagtcaaagttatgtttgaaatgtatgcgtttacaaaaagctcaatttctccgttttttcatcagaaattggaaaattgatcAAACTAAgcttattttctaatgctgatttctaaagaatggaaaaagacatgaactattttttttcctgctgaaagaagagagtctaatctttctttaggtgggttccatgtttatatagcaatagaacataaattttctgtgggccttgcaaaatcagtcaaaatccagtaaaacggccaggagctaagggggttgcaccggtgaaaatgactgggagtgaatgagttaataatgaaTTACCCCCATCCCCCACCCCAAGGCTATTTCGACCCATGTGTCTCTATAGACAACTATATTTGTCCGTTCTCTTCACAACGTTATCTAGAAAGGTACACATCTTTAAGCTCTCTAATAATTAAATACGTTTTGATAAATCTGTGctgatggtggctcagtgaacatttaatttgattttttctcagatgaacaagttgagtaaggaagttttgatagacagtggggcaaataagtatttagtcaaccactaattgtgcaagttctcccacttgaaaatatgagagacgcctgtaattgtcaacatgtgtaaacctcaaccatgagagacagaatgtggaattcaaacagaaaatcacattgtttgatttttaaataatttatttgcaaatcatggtggaaaataagtatttggtctataccaaaagttcatctcaatactctgttatgtaccctttgttggcaataacggaggccaaacgttttctgtaactcttcaaacgcttttcacacactgttgctggtattttggcccattcctcaatgcagatctcctctagagcagtgatgttttggggctgtcgttgggcaacacggactttcaactccctcctcaccccatggcgtcaaaatgataacaagaacggggagcaaaaatcccagaaccacatagggggacctagtgaatgacctacagagagctgggaccacagaaacaaaggctcctatcagtaacacaatgcgccgccagggactcaaatcatgcactgccagacgtgtccccctgctatagaccctacccaccgacgtcacaaaaccacgtgctcgctgtatggttccgcccacttgtccgtcattttgtctctgtattagcattggtttcaattgatcgaggaatttaaaatgcatttcatggaagacccggtgctttctgatgccgtaaactcattggatgtgttgtataaaaggcgttatgtggaaaagcttcgttctatacagtcgccagatccatatttgatgcccaaatcgatgttattcgacccactgtcttcgccctgtctgcctgacatctgctacgctgatatttacaattatcttgtccacacaaaatcagcctattctcacgaaaatttgaaaaacttcaagagcttggaggcttataaatacttcgttgctggttgggtgaaacaggtcctcgtccaccaaaattcggcaggaatctatcttgtgcttggaaaggtgagtacgaaattttcaattcaaaatcttttgttattgctaacatccactgtcaagtctaatgtatttcatgtcgtttgtcaatggagttaaggcttttaatgtttatatggtttagcgatagcactctcactacatacatacgtgtatgttgtcggcgattagcctagcaatgatcttaatagtggttatttgtcagcccaaaaccctctaagtatatcttaaatgcatcttaccggatataaaatgactactacatagtctgtggtgattttttggtgcccagttttcacgtcgaattgcagccgtccatttcgctctcttctttggatccctcggaatacggtaaaaaaagtctctccttccatcttctctgttagtgcaaccaacagccacacccgccttcaccattttgattattaatgttaaggagcagaaaaacacgccgtaaataggaggaatgtacgtagccgtaacaggttaacactatgttttgacggacaattgggcggtaccattcaggagagcggagttgtgacgtcacgtgggtagggtctataggaagtacacgtccaggcccgtctgcagttcgctagagagcgtttggatgatccagaagaggactgggataatgtgttatggtcagatgaaaccaaaatagaactttttggtagaaatacaggttctcttgtttgtaggaaaaaaaatactgaattgcaccatacccactgtgaagcatgaggtggaaacatcatgctttggggctgtttttctgcaaagggaccaggacgactgatctgtgtaaaggaaagaatgaatgggaccatgtatcgagagattttgagtgaaaatctccttacatcagcaagggcattgaagatgagacgtggctgggtctttcagcatgacaatgatcccaaacacacagcaagggcaacaaaggagtggcttcgtaagaagcatttcaaggtcctggagtggcctcgccagtctccaggtgtcaaccccatagaaaatctgcagagggagttgaaagtccgtgttgcccaatgacaccctcaaaacatcactgctgcagaggaaatctgcatggaggaatgggccaaaataccagcaacagtgtgtgaaaagcttgtgaagagttacagaaaacgtctggcctccgttattgccaacaaagggtacataacaaagtattgagatgaacttttggtattgaccgaatacttatttcccaccatgatttgcaaataaattatttaaaaatcaatcaatatgattttctgtttttttttccacattctgtctctcatggttgaggtttaaccatgttgacaattacaggcctctctaatattttcaagtgggagaacttgcacaattagtggttgactaaatacttatttgcccaccgTATGGGTTGAAGGAAGAAGCAAAGACTGACTGAATCACACCCAGAaactgttgatgacagtgttgatttctattcactgtttacccctcccaattaaagtctgtcaatgtcacagccaattatactgtaaagcttgttaaactggaagttatgttgttgttaggtgtattcacttttgttcaTGTGGcccttttgatctatgagcacctgcccctccatcgctctctgcatggccctggtcatgatgatggcagatggatgcgagaTTTCcagattgtcttttttaagggattttcatcagtaatgttactccagctccactgttgttttggatggagaaattataAAACGGTAGTTTCGAGCAGacatgcggaagtaaagcggaattacctcggaaacttgtctttaGTGTTTTATTTTAAGGTAAGGGTTAGGGTCGTTGAAAGCAGGTGGGCGCGGTTGGCAGATGACGAAGCTTGATCTGATTACTCGTTGAAAGCGGGGGCGCGGTTGGCGAGTACTGCGGGCAATAGCTCGACCCTTCTCCCAGACGCCAGTGCCGGTGTAGTACTGACCAGACACAGCGTCCCCAGCAGGCAGCGGGGGACGCGGCTGCGTGTCCAGGAATCGCACTTGCGGGGAACGGCGAGAGAGTCTCGGCCAGCCCGGCGGTAGAGCGCCACGGCATTTAGACCGTCCGGGGAGTCTGGAGAGGGCCACTCTGCCGGTAGCTCCGCCACCGTGATCAGCAGGCCGTCGGAAGGAGGCCTGGCGCCATCTGGCAGAACGTCCCCGAGACCCGGTTCCACGTTGTCACCGCGCCGCCCTCCTCGATCCCGACGTGACAAAACTGCCAAGAGGCGGCGCTCGTCCTCTGTCCCCCACACCTCCGCAAACAAAAGAGGAGAAGCAGGatttgatggatggatggatggatggatggatggatggatggatggatggatggatggatggatggatggatggatggatggatggatggatggacggacggacagaagtggggggaaagaaaaaaggACAGAAAAGAGAAAGCAAGGGAGGGAGGGGTCAGGAAAGGATGGAAGAAAGTGAGAAAGGATGTTAGGTAAGTAGGAAGGACGTAAAGGCgtaagggatggcaggaggaaaGAAAAAGTAAAGGTAGGAAAGGAGGAGGGAGCAAGAGAAAAAAGGGAGAAAGAGAAGGGGAAAAGGAAAGAGAAGGGAATGAGGGGATACAGTCAGAAAGGAAGGACAAGGGGGGGAGAGAGAGGAAGGAAGAAAGATGAGCGGAAGTCACCTCTTCCGGTGGTACGCTGGTCTTGCCACGACAGAAAGGACAGGTGACAACGCACGGCGACGACTGGCCTGAAGGCGACATTCAAGGTGGTCAGGCAAAGAGCAAAATGACGGACCAGGAGGCAAAACGGCGCCCGTGGGTGTGCATACCCACATCCAGCATCCTCTTGAGACACTTGGCGCACACCCGGTGCAGACAGGCCAGTAGTTTGGGTTTGCGGCCGCGGGTGTCGTAGCGGTCGTAGCAGATCCGACACTCATCCGGCGGACCCACGGGTTCCGCCCCCTCGGTTCGGCTCATCGTCCCGAGCGGAGGATTCGCCGCCTCGCTTCCCGGTTCATCGGATGTTGCCGCCGATCCAAGTTGGGCGCCAGTCACCAATTTTTACTGCGCACCTTCATCAATTGATCAAATGAATCAGTAAATATCGTTATTGCGACTTTCAAAGCAGTAGACAACCATTTTGCCAATGGAGCTGATCAAGGGTCAAACAAATGATTTGGTGATTAACTTATAGACAAGTCCAAATTTGCCAATTGCTGTCACAAAACTCtaggtactgtaattttcgggctataagctgctacttttttccttcattttgaatccagcaGGTTTATAgttcagtgtggcttatttgttgatttacttgtgTGAATAGGgaacacttttatttgacagcagcgtcataagacagtcgtaatcatgacatgacactatcatgggcattactgaatagtTATGACCAAGCCCGTCGACAGGGGaggcaaccgggtatgttgtcgcaggcctcaggaccataggggcccctgaatgacccttaatttattttactttctaTTAagatttttctttattatttaaatcattgtctgattaaatattatgttcttgtcgatatatacttaaaaaccttaacatattaaatatttcaaatatatgttttttcctttttttgcacaatgCCCCCCTCACCCCTTTGTCTTAGCAGACAATGGTTTGACCTCGCTCTGGcacactcaaggctacactacgtacgtgccctgaagcgggaaattaaaatctgccattgttataaactctaaacatggcgagtcgtcATAAATAAGGTGcgtagaaaagaaaagaaaaaagaaaaatagataAAGATCATAGAGGTggacaagaaaaaaatgaactttttaaaagggggaccagaagccagagaattagggctagagttggctgtggacggtgatgtcggtaagtgaacaacagccgctaacactgaacgTTTACATTCGCCGTCACAGTGACCAAAGCCTGATTCGAGTCTGTCGCTTCAACTGGCCccttgtagcctattgagctgcagtatgacaagacatgctcCTCGCGTTGCGCCAAAGAGAGAGAAGGTGAGGGGAGGTCAAggatatatgttagtctgtcgggagcaggtgcgcgaggctgaacagactcggGTCCTGTGGCTGGATTTCTCTTGGGTTTACAACCCACTGTGTATTGTAGCAAACGCTAATACGAATCCATCAACGaaacagcacaaacgagcaGCAGTGGAACAGCAATTTCTGAAGATTTCAGAAAATGACCACTGAAAGCATTAAATCGGCACGCACAAAACTgtcagaaaaatacaaaaacgACTTTTCAGAGTCACTTGAAGACCAGGTTTGTcacctgaaaaaaatatatactgcaaTATTTGAGGAGGACCTGGGACCACTAGAACTACTTAATGCCATCTATGGCATGGGTCTACAAAGTATTCATGTTGATCTCTGCACACTGCTACtcattttcttgtctttgccagtGACTGGAGCTGGAGGAGAGTGAGTCttcagtaaaataaaaataataaaaaactaccTATGCTCCACCATATCccagggcaggcttaacaacctatccatgctctccattgagctTGAGCTCGCtcaaaactggatttcactgatgttataaatgacttggctgtcaaaaaatctaggcgcatcactgtttga from Corythoichthys intestinalis isolate RoL2023-P3 chromosome 9, ASM3026506v1, whole genome shotgun sequence includes the following:
- the LOC130921332 gene encoding E3 ubiquitin-protein ligase RNF182 isoform X1, translated to MSRTEGAEPVGPPDECRICYDRYDTRGRKPKLLACLHRVCAKCLKRMLDVGQSSPCVVTCPFCRGKTSVPPEEVWGTEDERRLLAVLSRRDRGGRRGDNVEPGLGDVLPDGARPPSDGLLITVAELPAEWPSPDSPDGLNAVALYRRAGRDSLAVPRKCDSWTRSRVPRCLLGTLCLAPKRGTEGWASTAGCSWTYLASCGGGQPLCASAQVYFGSLPVGLYLLMLAHTWAGVLLVSLVPSTLILLVLYGCCECLSHQLLEALAARRRNDDGAVAIASVDDD
- the LOC130921332 gene encoding E3 ubiquitin-protein ligase RNF182 isoform X2, giving the protein MSRTEGAEPVGPPDECRICYDRYDTRGRKPKLLACLHRVCAKCLKRMLDVGQSSPCVVTCPFCRGKTSVPPEEVWGTEDERRLLAVLSRRDRGGRRGDNVEPGLGDVLPDGARPPSDGLLITVAELPAEWPSPDSPDGLNAVALYRRAGRDSLAVPRKCDSWTRSRVPRCLLGTLCLVYFGSLPVGLYLLMLAHTWAGVLLVSLVPSTLILLVLYGCCECLSHQLLEALAARRRNDDGAVAIASVDDD